In Thermomonas carbonis, a single genomic region encodes these proteins:
- the rseP gene encoding RIP metalloprotease RseP: MSTFLGSLWWMLVALGVLVTFHEFGHFWVARRCGVKVLRFSIGFGRPLWTRHGKDGTEYVVAALPLGGYVRMLDEREDHVPAHQLDQAFNRKPVLQRMAIVAAGPAANLLLAFGLLWAMLVIGRPDYAPVVGKATGIAAQAGLRSGDRILAVGERQTPTWSEAGMALIVAVLDRQPIALRLQHSDGGESTRTLALDRVPAKIDELRAIEATGLVARHQVLPAIVGSVREGTPAWGVLAEGDRITAIDATPVAGFNDIAPAVAALAVRGGPGMVEIERDGERLALELTPVRLAVGDGPANWVLGIAPAQSRPASTDAVLRVGPIAAIPAAVRETGFQIRQLVEMVGRAFTGKVSVQNTVAGPLTIAQAANDFASRGTAWFLNFLALLSVSLALINLLPIPVLDGGHLLYYLIELVTGRPLGERAMAAGQYLGLALIAGLMGLAFYNDILHLVS, from the coding sequence ATGAGCACGTTTCTCGGATCCCTGTGGTGGATGCTGGTCGCGCTGGGCGTGCTGGTGACCTTCCACGAGTTCGGCCATTTCTGGGTCGCGCGCCGCTGCGGGGTCAAGGTGCTGCGCTTCTCGATCGGCTTCGGCCGGCCGCTGTGGACGCGCCACGGCAAGGACGGCACCGAATACGTGGTTGCCGCGCTGCCCTTGGGCGGCTACGTGCGCATGCTCGACGAACGCGAGGATCACGTCCCCGCCCATCAGCTCGACCAGGCGTTCAACCGCAAGCCGGTGCTGCAGCGGATGGCCATCGTCGCCGCAGGGCCGGCCGCCAACCTGCTGCTCGCCTTCGGCCTGCTGTGGGCGATGCTGGTGATCGGCCGCCCGGACTACGCACCGGTCGTCGGCAAGGCAACCGGCATCGCCGCGCAGGCCGGCCTGCGCAGCGGCGACCGCATCCTCGCCGTCGGCGAGCGCCAGACCCCGACCTGGAGCGAGGCCGGCATGGCGCTGATCGTGGCCGTGCTCGACCGCCAGCCGATCGCGTTGCGGTTGCAACATTCCGATGGCGGGGAATCGACCCGCACGCTGGCGCTCGACCGCGTGCCGGCCAAAATCGACGAGCTGCGTGCCATCGAAGCCACCGGGCTGGTCGCCAGGCACCAGGTGCTGCCCGCGATCGTGGGCAGTGTCCGCGAGGGCACCCCGGCCTGGGGCGTGCTGGCGGAAGGCGACCGGATCACCGCGATTGACGCCACCCCGGTCGCCGGTTTCAACGACATCGCGCCTGCAGTGGCGGCACTGGCCGTACGCGGCGGCCCCGGCATGGTCGAGATCGAGCGCGATGGCGAGCGGCTTGCGCTCGAATTGACCCCGGTTCGACTTGCCGTCGGCGATGGCCCGGCCAATTGGGTGCTTGGCATCGCGCCCGCCCAGTCGCGCCCCGCATCGACCGATGCCGTGTTGCGCGTCGGCCCGATCGCAGCGATACCGGCCGCCGTGCGCGAAACCGGCTTCCAGATCCGCCAGTTGGTCGAAATGGTGGGACGCGCCTTCACCGGCAAGGTGTCCGTACAGAACACGGTGGCCGGCCCGCTGACCATCGCCCAAGCCGCCAACGACTTCGCCAGCCGCGGCACGGCCTGGTTTCTGAACTTCCTGGCCCTGTTGTCGGTCAGCCTTGCGCTGATCAACCTGCTGCCGATCCCCGTCTTGGACGGTGGTCACTTGCTGTATTACCTTATCGAGTTGGTCACCGGCCGCCCCTTGGGCGAGCGCGCCATGGCCGCCGGCCAGTACCTCGGACTCGCGCTGATCGCGGGCCTGATGGGACTGGCGTTCTACAATGACATCCTGCACCTGGTGTCGTGA
- the bamA gene encoding outer membrane protein assembly factor BamA, which produces MTRPTPRRLLALALATALSMPAWAQTAFAPFTVSDIRIDGLQRIGAGTVFTYLPVERGDTLDQAKSAEALRALYKTGFFEDVRLDHQGGILVITVVERPAINKLTLVGNKDLKTEDLLKGLKDIGLAEGETFNQLNLDRVTQELNRQYNNRGKYSVTITPNVERLDRNRVNLTLNVKEGKAAKIRHINLIGNEAFAEEDITKNWESRTSNWLSWYKRDDQYSREKLSGDIEKLNAWYLDRGYVDFSLDSTQVAISGDRKDMYLTAGMTEGEVYSISAVTVSGETVLPKEEIETIVSFIRPGTTFSRGLLELATDAISARLSNIGYAFAKINPVPEIDRDKRTVGIDFQVQPGPRVNVRRIVFKGNTRTADTVLRREMRQFEGSWYSQAAIDRGKIRLDRLGYFEEVSVENEPVAGSDDLVDVVYTVKETTSGSIAAGVGYSQLSGINLSLQLSENNFLGTGNRVSMSVSRSAYQKRYDFSFMNPYFTDEGLSLGYNLWWREFDYSSFNVASYSTNSGAAQVFLGLPLSESDSVSLMFGIDSNEILAFPGSTPPPLVDYISAVGNQTFHSWRAQVGWGRDTRNNYFTPVVGTIQNLSAEIALPGSTVEYFKISYDFAKYWPLSQALVLKTGMNLGYGDSYGKDFTRNLCYTAPTIIDSNNDGVLDTVVPGPAPTDPCLPTSPDYDKTVTASGLPFFENFYAGGISSSGKVRGFVDNTLGPSYGTVTGFRQPLGGSLLVAGTVEAIFPKLFDSPSARVSAFLDFGNVYNGFDNFDAGELRVSTGVSLLWRSPMGPLSISYAFPLRKQDGDQIERLQFNFGGQL; this is translated from the coding sequence ATGACCCGACCCACGCCCCGCCGCCTGCTTGCCCTTGCCCTCGCCACGGCGCTCTCGATGCCGGCCTGGGCACAGACGGCGTTCGCACCGTTCACGGTCAGCGACATCCGCATCGACGGCCTGCAGCGCATCGGCGCAGGTACTGTCTTCACTTACCTTCCTGTCGAGCGCGGCGACACCCTCGACCAGGCGAAGTCGGCCGAGGCCCTGCGCGCGCTCTACAAGACCGGCTTCTTCGAGGACGTCCGCCTTGACCACCAGGGCGGCATCCTGGTCATCACCGTGGTCGAGCGCCCGGCGATCAACAAGCTCACCCTGGTCGGCAACAAGGACCTGAAAACCGAAGACCTGCTGAAAGGCCTGAAAGACATCGGCCTGGCCGAAGGCGAGACCTTCAACCAGCTCAACCTGGACCGCGTGACCCAGGAACTGAATCGCCAGTACAACAACCGCGGCAAGTACAGCGTCACGATCACGCCAAACGTGGAGCGGCTGGATCGCAACCGGGTCAACCTGACCTTGAACGTCAAGGAAGGCAAGGCCGCGAAGATCCGCCACATCAACCTGATCGGCAACGAAGCCTTCGCCGAAGAGGACATCACCAAGAACTGGGAATCGCGCACCAGCAACTGGCTGTCCTGGTACAAGCGCGACGACCAGTATTCGCGCGAGAAGTTGTCCGGCGACATCGAGAAGCTCAACGCCTGGTATCTCGATCGCGGCTACGTCGATTTCAGCCTGGATTCGACCCAGGTGGCGATCAGCGGCGACCGCAAGGACATGTACCTGACTGCCGGCATGACCGAAGGCGAGGTGTACAGCATCTCCGCCGTCACCGTGTCCGGCGAAACCGTGCTGCCGAAGGAAGAGATCGAGACCATCGTTTCCTTCATCCGCCCCGGCACCACGTTCTCCCGCGGGCTTCTGGAACTGGCGACGGATGCAATCTCCGCGCGCCTGTCCAACATCGGTTATGCCTTTGCCAAGATCAACCCGGTTCCGGAGATCGACCGCGACAAGCGCACCGTCGGCATCGACTTCCAGGTGCAGCCCGGCCCGCGCGTCAACGTGCGCCGGATCGTGTTCAAGGGCAACACCCGCACTGCCGACACCGTCCTGCGCCGCGAGATGCGCCAGTTCGAGGGCAGCTGGTATTCGCAGGCGGCGATCGACCGCGGCAAGATCCGCCTCGACCGCCTCGGCTATTTCGAGGAAGTCAGCGTCGAGAACGAGCCGGTCGCAGGCTCCGATGACCTGGTCGACGTGGTCTACACGGTGAAGGAAACCACCTCCGGCAGCATCGCCGCAGGCGTCGGCTATTCGCAGTTGTCCGGCATCAACTTGTCGCTGCAACTGTCGGAGAACAACTTCCTCGGCACCGGCAACCGGGTTTCGATGTCGGTCTCGCGCAGCGCCTACCAAAAGCGCTACGACTTCTCCTTCATGAATCCGTACTTCACCGACGAAGGCCTGTCGCTGGGTTACAACCTGTGGTGGCGCGAGTTCGATTACTCCAGCTTCAACGTGGCTTCGTATTCCACCAACAGCGGTGCGGCGCAGGTGTTCCTTGGCCTGCCGCTGAGCGAGAGCGACTCGGTCTCGCTGATGTTCGGCATCGATTCCAACGAGATCCTGGCATTCCCGGGCTCCACCCCGCCACCGCTGGTCGACTACATCAGTGCGGTCGGCAACCAGACCTTCCATTCCTGGCGCGCGCAGGTCGGCTGGGGCCGCGACACCCGCAACAACTACTTCACCCCGGTGGTCGGCACCATCCAGAACCTGTCGGCGGAAATCGCCTTGCCGGGCTCGACCGTGGAGTACTTCAAGATCTCCTACGACTTCGCCAAGTATTGGCCGTTGAGCCAGGCCCTGGTACTCAAGACCGGAATGAACCTGGGCTACGGCGACTCCTACGGCAAGGACTTCACCCGCAATCTCTGCTACACCGCGCCCACCATCATCGACAGCAACAACGACGGCGTTCTGGACACGGTGGTGCCCGGACCTGCGCCGACCGACCCCTGCCTGCCGACCTCGCCCGACTACGACAAGACGGTCACCGCCAGCGGCCTGCCGTTCTTCGAGAACTTCTATGCAGGCGGCATTTCGTCCAGCGGCAAGGTGCGCGGCTTCGTCGACAATACGCTTGGCCCGTCCTATGGCACGGTGACGGGCTTCCGCCAGCCGTTGGGTGGCTCGTTGCTCGTCGCGGGCACGGTGGAGGCGATCTTCCCGAAGCTGTTCGACAGCCCGTCAGCGCGAGTCTCGGCGTTCCTCGACTTCGGCAATGTCTACAACGGGTTCGACAATTTCGATGCCGGCGAGTTGCGGGTGTCCACCGGCGTCTCCCTGCTCTGGCGTTCGCCGATGGGGCCGTTGTCGATCAGCTACGCCTTCCCGTTGCGCAAGCAGGACGGCGACCAGATCGAACGCTTGCAGTTCAACTTCGGCGGCCAGCTCTGA